The Hordeum vulgare subsp. vulgare chromosome 7H, MorexV3_pseudomolecules_assembly, whole genome shotgun sequence DNA window CTTGTCGTCGTCCATCTTTCCAAACTCCCGCTTGAACATGCCCGGGGCCCCCAGCTTCCTCACCTCCTCCGCGAGGTACGGGTACAACTCACACATCTCATCAAATCCCTTCGGCTCGTGGTTGTTCGCCTTGGCGGTGGCACCAGCAGTAGGGGCGGTAGCAGCGCGGGCCATGGATTTGTCACGGGCCCAGACGGTCTTGGAGAGGTCGAAGAGCCGGCGGTCGTGTTCTTTGGTCGGGAGCTCGTACTTCTTGGCGGCTGACACATACCGATGCTTGAGGCTTTTGACCTTCCCCTGGAGTTCCTTGCTGCTGTAGGCACGGTTGTCGAGCTTTCCGGCGAGGGCTTCGACCAGGGCGTCGGGCTGCGGCAGCACGCCGTGCTCCTTCTGGTGAGCGGCGAGGGCCTTGAGGATACGGACCTCATCGTTGGTGGACCAGACGCGGTGGAAAGCCAGGCGCGGCACCTTGACCTCCGGGCCCTTCGCCTGCTGCTTCACAGATGGCTTCGGCGGCGGCGCATCTTTGTCAGATCCGGAACCcccatcctcgtcgtcgttggaATTGTCGGAGTCCTCGCTCTGTCGCGCCGCCGGAGGGTCCTTCTTGGGGGCAGTGGTCGGGGCCGCGTGGgatggctcctcctcctcctcctcttcatcctCGTCAGAGGCCTCGGACTCCTTCCCCTtctgcggcggcggaggcgggttCTTGGGGGCAGGGGTACGAGAGACGGCGATGGTCTCTTCGTCCTCAGACTCGTGTGCGCCCGAGTGGGTCTCCTCAGATGAGGCagccggcggtggcggcggcggtgccgACCTCTTCTCGCCGCGCTTCTTGCCCATGGTCGGAGAAGGTAGGGTTGAACGTTTGGCGGAAGAGgtgggtttttttttttttttttgagagagaagggGGAAGAGGTGGGTGGCGGCGCCGGACACGGTTGGGTCATACCTGGGCAAACGAGCCGGGCCAACCAGACCAGCCCGTGAGCACGCCAGCACGGCCCGTCATGGGTCTGAAACGGCACGATTATGAATTCCCTATTTGCCGCATTC harbors:
- the LOC123411061 gene encoding nucleolar protein dao-5-like; this encodes MGKKRGEKRSAPPPPPPAASSEETHSGAHESEDEETIAVSRTPAPKNPPPPPQKGKESEASDEDEEEEEEEPSHAAPTTAPKKDPPAARQSEDSDNSNDDEDGGSGSDKDAPPPKPSVKQQAKGPEVKVPRLAFHRVWSTNDEVRILKALAAHQKEHGVLPQPDALVEALAGKLDNRAYSSKELQGKVKSLKHRYVSAAKKYELPTKEHDRRLFDLSKTVWARDKSMARAATAPTAGATAKANNHEPKGFDEMCELYPYLAEEVRKLGAPGMFKREFGKMDDDKARLLDEKIKKQRVAQMKVELHRSDLAREVTKAVMDLID